A segment of the Streptomyces sp. NBC_01235 genome:
GGAAGCAGTGTCCCGGGCTTCCTGTGCGAGCCGAGCGCTCTGAACGAGGCGGTGGACATCACGCAGTACGGCAGCTGGCGTTCATACCTGAACGAGCGTCAGAGGCAGGCCACCTAGAGGTGCGGCTCCGCCGCGTGGGCGCGACCAGCCACAACCTCCCCGCACCCGCCGAACAAGATCACCCCACCGACGAGTAGGCCACAACCCCCCGCAGCAGCTGATCAACCGCCTTACGCGCGGCCTTCGCCACGGTCGACCCCTCCGCGGCGGAGGCCGCGGAAATCTGCCCCAGCACGTCGATGACCTGCTTGCACCACCGCACGAAGTCACCCGCAGGCATCTCCGCCTCCCGCAGCACCTCGTCGAGCCCCTTCCCCGAGGCCCACATGTACGCGGACCACGCGAACCCGAGATCGGGCTCCCGCTGTCCCACGCCCTCCGTCTGGCTGATCCGGAAGTCCTCCTCCAGCGCGTCCAGCCGGCCCCAGATCCGTACCATCTCGCCGAGCGCGGCCTTCGCCTTGCCCGAGGGCAGCTTCGGCGCCATCGCGTCGTCGCCGACCCGCGCCTCGTAGACCAGCGCCGAGACACAGGCGGCGAGCTCGGCGGGGGCCAGCCCCTCCCACACGCCGGCGCGCAGGCATTCGCTCGCCAGCAGGTCGAGCTCGCCGTAGAGACGGGCGAGCCGCTTGCCGTTCTCGGTGACCTCGTTGCCGCGCAGATAGTCCAGCTCGGTCAGCAGCGCCACGATCCGGTCGAACGTACGGGCGATCGTGTTGGTGCGGCCCTCGATACGGCGCTCCAGCTGCGAGGTGTCGCGCAGCAGCCGGTGGTAGCGCTCGGCCCAGCGGGCGTGGTCCTCGCGGTCGGCGCAGCCGTGGCAGGGGTGCGCGCGGAGCGCGGTGCGCAGCCGGGCGATCTCACGGTCGTCGGCTGCCTGGGAGCGCTGCTTGCGGGCCCGCTCCGGCGGGATGTGCCCCGCCTTGGTGCGCAGCGCGGAGGCGAGGTCGCGGCGGGACTGCGGCGAGCGCGGGTTGAACGTCTTCGGGATCCGCATCCGCTCCAGTGCCTCGACCGGCACCGGGAAGTCCATCGAGGCCAGCCGCTTGACCTGCCGCTCGGCGGTGAGGACCAGCGGACGCGGCCCGTCGTGGTGGTCGAAGCCGCGGTGGCCGTTGGCGCGCCCGGCGGGCAGGCCAGGGTCGAGCACCAGCGCCAGCCCGGCGTACTTGCCGGTGGGCACGTGGATGACGTCTCCCGGCTTGAGCTTCTCCAGTGCCACGGCGGCCTCGGCGCGCCGCTGGGCCGCGCCCTGCTTGGCCAGTTCGGTCTCGCGGTCCTTGAGGTCGCGGCGCAGCCGCGCGTACTCCTCGAAGTCACCGAGGTGGCAGGTCATGGAGGCCTTGTAGCCCTCGAGCCCCTCCTCGTTGCGCTGCACCTGCCGGGAGATGCCGACCACCGACCGGTCGGCCTGGAACTGCGCGAACGACGTCTCCAGGAGTTCGCGCGAGCGGTGCCGCCCGAACTGCTCGACCAGGTTGACCGCCATGTTGTACGACGGCTTGAAGCTGGAGCGCAGCGGGTAGGTGCGCGTGCCCGCCAGCCCGGCGAGGTGGTCGGGGTTCATGGCGCGCTGCCACAGGACGACGGCGTGCCCCTCGACGTCGATGCCACGCCGGCCCGCACGCCCGGTGAGCTGGGTGTACTCGCCGGGAGTGATGTCGGCGTGCTGCTCGCCGTTCCACTTGACGAGCTTCTCCAGGACCACGGACCGCGCGGGCATGTTGATGCCCAGCGCCAGCGTCTCGGTGGCGAACACGGCCTTGACCAGGCCGCGCACGAACAGCTCCTCGACGACTTCCTTGAACGTCGGCAGCATGCCCGCGTGATGGGCGGCGATTCCGCGCTCCAGGCCCTCCAGCCACTCGTAGTAGCCGAGAACGTGCAGGTCCTCGTGCGGGATCGCGGCCGTGCGCTCCTCGACGAGGGCCCGGACCTCCGCGCGCGCGTCCTCGTCGTTCAGCCGTAGTCCGGCGTACAGGCACTGCTGGACGGCGGCCTCACAGGCGGCGCGGCTGAAGATGAAGGTGATGGCGGGCAACAGCCCCTCGGCGTCGAGCCGTTCGATGACCTCCGGCCGGCCCGGCGTCCACACCCGCGAGCGCTGCCTGCGCTCCCGCTCACGGTCGGCCTCGCGCATGTTGCGGCCGCGTCTGCGGTCCTGGTACGAGGGTTTGCTCGCCTCCATGCGGGCCAGGCGCGTGAGGTCGGGGTTGACGGCCCTGCGGTGGCCCTCGCCCTCCTCGAACAGGTCGTACATCCGCCGCCCGGCGAGCACGTGCTGGAACAGCGGCACGGGCCGGTGCTCGGAGACGATCACCTCGGTGTCGCCGCGCACGGTGTCCAGCCAGTCGCCGAACTCCTCGGCGTTGGACACGGTCGCGGAGAGGCTGACCAGGGTGACCGACTCGGGAAGGTGGATGATCACCTCTTCCCACACGGCGCCCCGGAAGCGGTCGGAGAGGTAGTGCACCTCGTCCATCACCACGTACCCCAGGCCGAGGAGGGTCTGCGAACCGGCGTACAGCATGTTCCGCAGCACCTCGGTGGTCATCACGACCACCGGGGCGTCGGAGTTGACACTGTTGTCGCCGGTGAGCAGGCCGACCCTGTCGCTGCCGTATCGACGGCACAGGTCGGAGTACTTCTGGTTCGACAGCGCCTTGATGGGTGTCGTGTAGAAGCACTTCTTGCCCTGCTGGAGGGCGAGGTGGACGGCGAACTCGCCCACGATCGTCTTGCCCGAGCCGGTGGGGGCGGCCACCAGGACGCCCTTGCCCGCCTCGAGTGCCTGGCAGGCCTCGATCTGGAAGGGGTCGAGACCGAAGTCGTACATCTCGCGGAAGGACGCGAGCGCGGTGGCCTGCTCGACAGCACGCTTACGTGCTGCCGCGTACCGCTCGGCCGGTGAGAGATCCTCTGTCATCGTGCTTTCGAGCGTACCGGGCCGCACTGACAACAGGACGATCATTATCCGGATCCGGTGCCGCGAAACCTGGGTACGCCCAGCTCACGGGCGTACGGCCATCCGCTTCAGGGGCCGATGACGCGTACCGCGCGCGGGACGCACCGCGCGGTGAGCGGCAGTGCCCCGAACCGCTCCCCGTCCGCGTACCCCGAGACGCCGTCGGCGGCGAGCTCGACCTTCACCGTCCGGTGCACGGTGACCTGGGGATGGCCGACGTGCGTCCCCCGGTACACCTTGGGGAACACCCGCAGCAACGTCGTACGGTCGCAGTCGCCGACCACCGTGACGTCGAACAGTCCGTCGGTGAGGTCGGCGCCGGGGCAGATCCTCATACCGCCACCGTAGGAGGGGCCGTTGCCGACGGCCACGAGTGTGGCCTCGACCTCCCGCACGGCTCCGTCGTCGAGCGTGCTCCGGTACGGGAAGGGGCGGAAGGCGGCCAGTTCGGCGAGCATCGCGAGGTCGTACCGGGCGCGTCCGGTGGGCCATCGCATGCGGTTGCCCCGGTCGTTGACGCGGGAGTCGAAGCCGGAGGCGAGCACGGTGCCGAACCAGCGGTCCCCGACCCGGCCGAGATCGACGTCCCGGATCCGGGCGCCCTTGAGGGCGTCGGCGATCAGGTGTCCGGCGGCGCCCGGGTCGCGCACGGGCAGACCGAGCGCCCGGGCGAGGTCGTTGCCGGTGCCGGCGGCGACCAGGCCGAGCGGGGTGCGGGTACCGGCGACGGCCTGGAGGGCGAGGTGGGCCACCCCGTCGCCGCCGACGGCGATCAGGGCGCCGGTGCCGTCGGCGACGGCGGCACGCGCGCGTGCAAGGGCGTCCGCGGCGTTCTCGCCGACGACCGTGCGCACCGCGTAGCCGGCCGACCGCAACGCGGAAGCGGCCGGCCGCGCTGCTCGAGCGCCCCGGCCGCGGCCCGCCGCGGGGTTGACGAAGAGGGTGATCTCGCTGGTCACGGGGTGACCCTAGGAGCTCTCCGCCGAGTCTCAGGTCACGTCGTCATAACCGTTGACCCGGTCGGTGCTCGACTGCTCCGGCACCGTACGACTGGCGGCGACCGTCTCGACCTCGCCGATGTCCTCGGGGGTGAGGTCCAGGTCGGAGGCCTCGTCGTCGGCGGGACCCAGGGCGTCGCGACGGCGCCTGCGTCGGTCGTTCAGCAGGGAGAAGGCGGTCGCACCGAAGTACAGGATCCAGATCGGTCCGGCGAGCGCCAGCATCGAGATGGGGTCGGTGCTGGGCGTGGCCACGGCGGCGAACACCGTGATGCCGATGATCATGGCTCGCCACCAGCCGAGCATGCGCTGGCCGGTGACCATTCCGGTGAGATTGAGGAAGACCAGCAGCAGCGGCAGCTCGAAGGAGAGGCCGAAGACGACGACCATGCGCGTGACGAGCTGGAGCAGGTCGTCCAGCGGCAGCAGGTTGGTGACGCGGCCCGGGGTGAAGTCGATCAGCACCTTGGCGGTGGTCGGCAGCACCCGGTAGGCGAAGTAGCCGCCACCCAGGAAGAGCGGGGCGCCCATGCCGACGAACGCGTAGGCGTACCTGCGCTCGTGATTGTGCAGGCCGGGGGCGATGAAGGCCCACAGCTGGTAGAGCCAGACCGGCGAGGCGAAGACGACCCCGGCCATCAGGGAGACCTGGAGGGCCAGTGTGAAGGGCGCGAGCAGACCGTTGATCGTGATGCTCGCGCACTTGTTGCTGGAGTCGCCGGACTTGAGCTGGCCCTGGATCTCCTCGAAAGTCTTCCCGCAGCCGACCGAGTCGAGGATCGGCTTGGTGAGGAAGTTGATGATGTCGTTGTAGAAGAAGGCGGCTACGACCGTCACGACGACGATGGCCAGCATCGCCTTCGCGAGCCGGTTGCGGAGCTCACGAAGATGATCCGCGAGGGGCATCCGCCCCTCGGGGTCCTTCTCCTCTTTGCGGGCAGACTTCAGCAACCCACGTTCCCATCTCGTGCGGCGGGCCGGAGGTCACCGGCCCTGCGTCAGCGCTTGGTCGTGTCCGTCGGCTCGGTGACCGGGCGGGAACTGGTCACGTCGCCGGGGGCGGCCTGGATGGTGCGCTGCGCCGGGGGCTGCTCGTCGTTGTTGGGCGGGCCGGCCGGGGTGGCCGTGCTGCTGCCCTCTTCCTTCATCGCCTTGGCCTCGCTCTTGAGGATGCGAGCGGACTTGCCGAGCGAGCGCGCCATGTCGGGAAGCTTCTTGGCGCCGAACAGCAGGATGACGACGACGAGGATGAGAATGATCTCGGGGGCGCCGAGCCTTCCGAACATAAGTCTTTACCTTCTCACCGAGGCTGCGGGGGCGGGTTGCCGTCCGACCGGTCGGACACCTGTCCGAACGATCGTGTTGACAGCGATCGTAACGCTCAGGGGTAAACGTGAGGCAATCCCCGTGCCTACTCCCGGTACGCGGTCCGGGCCTCGTTCTCCGAGCCGCGACCAGCAGCGTACCTGGCCCCACCACAGGGGCGGGAGGGCGAAGTGGTCCAAAACGCATTCGCCGCAGGACTCACAGGACCGCCACAGCGCTCCGGGAGGCTCACCACAGCAGCCGTCACAGGGTGTCCACAGCACGGGCCGCGCTCACGGCCGCCCGCTCCAGATCCTGCGCCGCCCGGTCGATACGCCGCGCGGACTCCGCGACCTGCCGTCCCAGCCGCTGCGCCTCCAGGAAGACCCGGACGGCGAACACCGCGAGGACGGCGAGACCCACGAAACCCACGGCAACAGCGAACATCGGCCAGAACATGGGCCGAGCCTAGACCCCACTACGCGCTGTGCAGCCGCAGGGTCCTGACGCCACCGCCGGTGAGCAGTTCGACGATCCGCTCCCCGGCCGGCTTGCGCACGGCCGCACCGCAGTCGGGGCAGGTGAAGGAGTAGAAGGTGGTGCGGCTGGAGGCCCCGATCGCCAGCAGCAGGGCGCTCGCGGCGAGCTCGAAATGGCTTCGGCAGTCGGGGCAGCCGGCCCGGAAACGCACCGGGGCCACACTGCGCATCCCCGCGAACGCGGAGGCCGCCGAGATGCCCCGCACACCAGACGCCACCGACTCGCTCAAAGCTCCTGCTCCCGCCCGTCGAACTGACTGTCGCCCTGCCGCCGCGGCCGCTCGCCGAGCACCGCGTGCGGCTCGCCCGCCGCCCCCTGCGCCTCGATCCCGTCGTACGCCGCCAGCGCCTCACGGGCGGCCCGGCGGGCACTGTCGGCGAGGTCCGGCGGCGAGACGATCCGGCCGTCGCGGCCCAGTCGCAGGGCCAGCCGCCTGAGCGAGGCCGGTTCGGGCGTGCGCAGAGTGATACGCAGTCCGCCGTCCGGAAGCTCATCGGCGCTGTCGTGCGGGTAATACTCGGCGACCCAGCGGCCGCCCGGCCCGACCTCGACGACGACCTCCGGATCCTCCGCGGCCGGCTGCACCAGCCCCTCCGACAGGTCCCGCAGCTCGATCTCGGGCGGCGCGGACGACTCGTCGAGGATCCTGATCTCGGCGACCCGGTCCAGCCGGAAGGTGCGGCGGGCCTCCGAGCGGCGGCACCAGGCCTCCACGTACGTGTGCCCGACGCTGACGAGGCGGATGGGGTCGATCTCGCGCTCGGTGACCTCGTCACGGGCCGGCGAGTAGTAGCGGATCCACAGCCGGCGCCGCTCGGAGATCGCCCGGTCGACGTCCGCGAAGACCCCGCCCTCGGACTCGAACGTCACCGACAGGCGCGCGCTCGCGCCCGCCGCCTCTCCTGCCGCGGCCTCCACCTTCGCCGTCGCCCGCAGCAGCGCCTGCCGGTCGCCCTCCCGCAGACCGGGCAGCGTGGACACGGCCCGGGCCGCCACCAGCAGCGCGGTCGCCTCGTCCGCGGCCAGTCGCAGCGGCTCGGCGGCCTCCGCGCCGAGCGCCGCCGGGTTGTGCCACCAGATGCGCTCGCCGTCGGTGTCGATGTCGAGGAGATCGCCGCCCCGGAAGCTGGTGCCGCACATGGGCAGCACGTCGAGGTCCGAGACCAGCTCGTCCTCCGTGATCCCGAAGGCGCGCGCCACGTCCTCGATCCGCGCGCCGGGGCGCTCCCTGAGATACGTCACCAGGGAGAGCATCCGCCGGGTCTGGTCGATCGCGTTCGCCGGCCTGACCGGTTTGCCTGCCACTGTCTTGCTCGCTCCCCCTCAGCCCTTGGCCACGGCCCGCAGCCGGTCCACGACGTCCGCCCGCAGTTCGGCGGGGTCCAGGACCACCACGTCCGGCCCGAACTCCACCAGCCAGGCGTCCAGACCGTGCCCGTACGGAATCTTCAACTCGTCCCAGCCGTCCCCGAGTTCCCGCACGGCACTGGCCTTCGCCCGCAAGGGGTAGCCGGCCCCCGTCCGCAGCCGGATCAGCGCACTGCGGTCGGCGGTCTCCCCCGCCCAGCTCGCGACCGTCTCCCGCACGGTGACGACGTCCGGGACCGGCGCGGTGAAACTCGCCCCGCGCGAGCGCACCCGGCCGGTGATCCGCGACAACCGGAACACGCGCTCGGCGCCCCGGTCACGGTCGAAGCCGGCCAGATACCAGTGGCCGCGCCAGCACTCCAACGCCCACGGCTCGACATGCCGGGGCTCCGGGTGCGCGGCGGTGGCCTTGCGGTAGTCGAACACGACGGGACGGCGGTCACGGCAGGCCAGCATCAGCGGTTCGAACGCGGCCTCGTGCACGGGGATCCGGGGCTCCAGCGCGCCGTGCGCCTCGTACGGGTCGACGTCCTCGGGGAGCCCCGCCGCGCGCAGCTTCTGCAGGGCGCCGCTCGCGGCACCCGCCAGCCGGGCCTGCTGCCACACCTTGGCGGCCAGGCCCAGGGCCGCGGCCTCCTCGGCGTCGAGGGTGATGGGCGGCAGCCGGTTGCTGTCGCGGCGCGCGAGGTAGCCGATCTCGCCGTCCAGGCTCTCCACGGTCTCGATGACCAGGCCGAGCTCACGCAGATCGTCCTTGTCCCGCTCGAACATCCGGTTGAAGGAGTCGTCCGACGCCGCCGCACCCGTTCCCGGCCTGACGGTCTCGACATACGCCTCGATGGAATCGCGCAGCTCACGCTTGCTGAGCGGCCGCCGCGTCCCGAGCAGACACAGCGCCAGGTTCATCAGCCGCTCGGCCTTGGCAATGGCCATCGACGCCCTTCGCCTCCCCTATGGTGCTTACGATCGACGACCGTACCGCTCAGCGGTGCCCCGGCCAAAGCCGAGGGCCCACACCCGGGCAGGCATGGGCCCCAGCTGATCGACACTGGTCCTACGACGATCAGACCCCGAGCAGGTCCACCACGAAGATCAGCGTCTCACCGGGCTTGATCGCCGGGGTCGGGCTCTGGTTGCCGTAGGCGAGGTGCGCGGGGATGGTCAGCTGGCGACGGCCGCCGACCTTCATGCCCTGCACTCCCTGGTCCCAGCCCTTGATGACGCGGCCGCCACCGAGCGGGAAGCGGAACGGGGTCCCACGGTTCCAGCTGGCGTCGAACTCCTCACCGGTGCTGAAGGCGACACCGACGTAGTGGACGCTGACGGTCTGACCGGCCTGCGCAACCTCGCCGTCGCCCTCCCAGATGTCCTTGATCTCGAGGTCCGCCGGGGGCTCGCCGCCGGGGAAGTCGATCTCGGGCTTGTCAATGCTCACGTCACTGCTCCTGCATGTCTCACGGAAAGGCAACACGGACAGTCTTACACCTTCGGTGGCCTCACACCTTGGCGAGGATGTCCACCGCGAAGACCATCGTGGAGTCCTTCTCGATACCGCTGCCACTCGGAGGGTTGTCGCCGTAACCCAACGACGGCGGAACGACGATGACGACCCGGCTGCCCACCTTCCTCCCGATGAGCCCCTGCGCCCAGCCCTTGACCACCTGCTGCAGCGAGAACGACGTCAGCGCACTACGGCTGTACGTCGAGTCGAACTCCTTGCCCGTGTCCCAGATGACGCCCTTGTACTGCACCAACACGGTGTCGTCCGCAGCGAGAACGGCACCGTCCCCCTCGATCACGTACTTCGCCACCAGCTTGGTCGGCGCGGCCGACTTGGGGATCTCGATCGAGGGTGCCTTGCCATCGGTGTTCGTGCCGACCTTCGGCACACCGGCGTCGGACTGCGGGACGTCCTTGCCCTTGGCCGAACTCTTCGCGCTGAACGTGTCCTGGATGTCGAACACGAACACCAGCGTGTCGGTGCCCTTGATGCCTGTCTGTTCGTCGCCGTCCTTACCGAAACCCCAGGTCGGCGGCACGGAGAACTCCACCCGGCTGCCGGTCTTCTTGCCCGTCAGCGCATAGCGCCAGCCGTCGATGGTGGCACCCTGCGCGAGCTGGGTGAGCAGCGGCTTCTTGGTGTCGTAGGTGTTGAGGAGGACCTTCGCGCTGTCCCAGATCTGGCCGAGACAGTTCGCCTGGATGTAGTCGTTCTCCGCGACCGTCTTCCCGCCGCCCGCGATCACCGTCTTCACCGCCAGCTGGTCCGAAGGCTTCCCGCTGCCTTTGGCGACCGTCGGCTTCTCGCCGAACTTCACCCCCGCCGTGATGGCCGGCAGCGGACCGTCGACGATCTTCGGCGGAGGCGCGGCGGACGTGGCCGAGGCCGAGGGCGACGCACTGTCGCTCGCCTTGCTCGAGTCGGACTTGTCGTCACCGCACGCGGAGAGAGTGACCAGTCCCGCGGGAACTGCGGCAAGGATGAGTGAGCGTCGGCGCACGATGAAGGCCTCGTAATCGGTCGATCTTCTGGATGGCGTGCGCGCAACTCTACGGCGTGCGAAGGGCGCCGTACGGGAAACGTACGGCGCCCGTGTTGCGTTCCGCACCACGCGCGGAACACGTCGCTCACATGCCGGCGATCAGCTTCTCCACCCGGTCGTCCACCGAACGGAACGGGTCCTTGCACAACACGGTGCGCTGTGCCTGGTCGTTGAGCTTCAGGTGCACCCAGTCCACCGTGAAGTCCCGGCGCTGCTCCTGCGCACGCCGGATGAAGTCGCCGCGCAACCGCGCCCGAGTGGTCTGCGGCGGCACCGACTTGCCCTCGAAGATCTTCAAGTCGTTGCAGATCCGGGCGGCCTGCCCCTTGCGCTCCAACAGGTAGTAGAGACCACGACGGCGGTGGATGTCGTGGTAGGCGAGGTCTATCTGCGCCACCCGCGGATGCGACATCGTCATATTGTGCTTGGCCCGGTACCGCTCGATGAGCTTGTACTTCATCACCCAGTCGATCTCGGTGCCGATCCGGTCGAGGTCCTCCGCCTCGATCGAGTCCAGCGTGCGGCCCCACAGCTCCAGGACCTGGTCGACGGTGCCGGTGCGGATACCGCGGCGCTCGACGAAGTCCACGGCCTTCTCGTAGTACTCGCGCTGCACCTCCAGCGCGGAGGCCTCACGGCCGCTGGCCAGACGCACCTTGCGCCGACCCGTGATGTCGTGACTGACCTCGCGGATCGCCCGGATCGGGTTCTCCAGCGTCAGATCCCGCATCACCGTGCCCGCCTCGATCATGCGCAGCACCAGGTCGGTCGCACCGACCTTCAGCAACATGGTCGTCTCGGACATGTTCGAGTCGCCCACGATCACATGCAGCCGGCGGTACCGCTCGGCGTCCGCGTGCGGCTCGTCGCGCGTGTTGATGATGGGCCGTGAGCGGGTCGTCGCCGAGGAGACGCCCTCCCAGATGTGCTCGGCCCGCTGACTGACGCAGTAGACCGCCCCACGGGGCGTCTGCAGCACCTTGCCCGCGCCGCACAGCAGCTGGCGGGTCACCAGGAACGGGATCAGGATGTCCGCGAGCCGGGAGAACTCCCCGTGCCGGGCCACCAGATAGTTCTCGTGGCAACC
Coding sequences within it:
- a CDS encoding DEAD/DEAH box helicase, producing the protein MIVLLSVRPGTLESTMTEDLSPAERYAAARKRAVEQATALASFREMYDFGLDPFQIEACQALEAGKGVLVAAPTGSGKTIVGEFAVHLALQQGKKCFYTTPIKALSNQKYSDLCRRYGSDRVGLLTGDNSVNSDAPVVVMTTEVLRNMLYAGSQTLLGLGYVVMDEVHYLSDRFRGAVWEEVIIHLPESVTLVSLSATVSNAEEFGDWLDTVRGDTEVIVSEHRPVPLFQHVLAGRRMYDLFEEGEGHRRAVNPDLTRLARMEASKPSYQDRRRGRNMREADRERERRQRSRVWTPGRPEVIERLDAEGLLPAITFIFSRAACEAAVQQCLYAGLRLNDEDARAEVRALVEERTAAIPHEDLHVLGYYEWLEGLERGIAAHHAGMLPTFKEVVEELFVRGLVKAVFATETLALGINMPARSVVLEKLVKWNGEQHADITPGEYTQLTGRAGRRGIDVEGHAVVLWQRAMNPDHLAGLAGTRTYPLRSSFKPSYNMAVNLVEQFGRHRSRELLETSFAQFQADRSVVGISRQVQRNEEGLEGYKASMTCHLGDFEEYARLRRDLKDRETELAKQGAAQRRAEAAVALEKLKPGDVIHVPTGKYAGLALVLDPGLPAGRANGHRGFDHHDGPRPLVLTAERQVKRLASMDFPVPVEALERMRIPKTFNPRSPQSRRDLASALRTKAGHIPPERARKQRSQAADDREIARLRTALRAHPCHGCADREDHARWAERYHRLLRDTSQLERRIEGRTNTIARTFDRIVALLTELDYLRGNEVTENGKRLARLYGELDLLASECLRAGVWEGLAPAELAACVSALVYEARVGDDAMAPKLPSGKAKAALGEMVRIWGRLDALEEDFRISQTEGVGQREPDLGFAWSAYMWASGKGLDEVLREAEMPAGDFVRWCKQVIDVLGQISAASAAEGSTVAKAARKAVDQLLRGVVAYSSVG
- a CDS encoding diacylglycerol kinase, with the protein product MTSEITLFVNPAAGRGRGARAARPAASALRSAGYAVRTVVGENAADALARARAAVADGTGALIAVGGDGVAHLALQAVAGTRTPLGLVAAGTGNDLARALGLPVRDPGAAGHLIADALKGARIRDVDLGRVGDRWFGTVLASGFDSRVNDRGNRMRWPTGRARYDLAMLAELAAFRPFPYRSTLDDGAVREVEATLVAVGNGPSYGGGMRICPGADLTDGLFDVTVVGDCDRTTLLRVFPKVYRGTHVGHPQVTVHRTVKVELAADGVSGYADGERFGALPLTARCVPRAVRVIGP
- the tatC gene encoding twin-arginine translocase subunit TatC, with the translated sequence MLKSARKEEKDPEGRMPLADHLRELRNRLAKAMLAIVVVTVVAAFFYNDIINFLTKPILDSVGCGKTFEEIQGQLKSGDSSNKCASITINGLLAPFTLALQVSLMAGVVFASPVWLYQLWAFIAPGLHNHERRYAYAFVGMGAPLFLGGGYFAYRVLPTTAKVLIDFTPGRVTNLLPLDDLLQLVTRMVVVFGLSFELPLLLVFLNLTGMVTGQRMLGWWRAMIIGITVFAAVATPSTDPISMLALAGPIWILYFGATAFSLLNDRRRRRRDALGPADDEASDLDLTPEDIGEVETVAASRTVPEQSSTDRVNGYDDVT
- the tatA gene encoding Sec-independent protein translocase subunit TatA, which produces MFGRLGAPEIILILVVVILLFGAKKLPDMARSLGKSARILKSEAKAMKEEGSSTATPAGPPNNDEQPPAQRTIQAAPGDVTSSRPVTEPTDTTKR
- a CDS encoding helix-turn-helix transcriptional regulator, yielding MAGKPVRPANAIDQTRRMLSLVTYLRERPGARIEDVARAFGITEDELVSDLDVLPMCGTSFRGGDLLDIDTDGERIWWHNPAALGAEAAEPLRLAADEATALLVAARAVSTLPGLREGDRQALLRATAKVEAAAGEAAGASARLSVTFESEGGVFADVDRAISERRRLWIRYYSPARDEVTEREIDPIRLVSVGHTYVEAWCRRSEARRTFRLDRVAEIRILDESSAPPEIELRDLSEGLVQPAAEDPEVVVEVGPGGRWVAEYYPHDSADELPDGGLRITLRTPEPASLRRLALRLGRDGRIVSPPDLADSARRAAREALAAYDGIEAQGAAGEPHAVLGERPRRQGDSQFDGREQEL
- a CDS encoding helix-turn-helix transcriptional regulator; its protein translation is MAIAKAERLMNLALCLLGTRRPLSKRELRDSIEAYVETVRPGTGAAASDDSFNRMFERDKDDLRELGLVIETVESLDGEIGYLARRDSNRLPPITLDAEEAAALGLAAKVWQQARLAGAASGALQKLRAAGLPEDVDPYEAHGALEPRIPVHEAAFEPLMLACRDRRPVVFDYRKATAAHPEPRHVEPWALECWRGHWYLAGFDRDRGAERVFRLSRITGRVRSRGASFTAPVPDVVTVRETVASWAGETADRSALIRLRTGAGYPLRAKASAVRELGDGWDELKIPYGHGLDAWLVEFGPDVVVLDPAELRADVVDRLRAVAKG
- a CDS encoding FKBP-type peptidyl-prolyl cis-trans isomerase → MSIDKPEIDFPGGEPPADLEIKDIWEGDGEVAQAGQTVSVHYVGVAFSTGEEFDASWNRGTPFRFPLGGGRVIKGWDQGVQGMKVGGRRQLTIPAHLAYGNQSPTPAIKPGETLIFVVDLLGV
- a CDS encoding FKBP-type peptidyl-prolyl cis-trans isomerase, encoding MRRRSLILAAVPAGLVTLSACGDDKSDSSKASDSASPSASATSAAPPPKIVDGPLPAITAGVKFGEKPTVAKGSGKPSDQLAVKTVIAGGGKTVAENDYIQANCLGQIWDSAKVLLNTYDTKKPLLTQLAQGATIDGWRYALTGKKTGSRVEFSVPPTWGFGKDGDEQTGIKGTDTLVFVFDIQDTFSAKSSAKGKDVPQSDAGVPKVGTNTDGKAPSIEIPKSAAPTKLVAKYVIEGDGAVLAADDTVLVQYKGVIWDTGKEFDSTYSRSALTSFSLQQVVKGWAQGLIGRKVGSRVVIVVPPSLGYGDNPPSGSGIEKDSTMVFAVDILAKV
- the pafA gene encoding Pup--protein ligase, with translation MDRRIFGLENEYGVTCTFRGQRRLSPDEVARYLFRRVVSWGRSSNVFLRNGARLYLDVGSHPEYATPECDNVTELVTHDKAGERILEGLLVDAERRLHEEGIAGDVYLFKNNTDSAGNSYGCHENYLVARHGEFSRLADILIPFLVTRQLLCGAGKVLQTPRGAVYCVSQRAEHIWEGVSSATTRSRPIINTRDEPHADAERYRRLHVIVGDSNMSETTMLLKVGATDLVLRMIEAGTVMRDLTLENPIRAIREVSHDITGRRKVRLASGREASALEVQREYYEKAVDFVERRGIRTGTVDQVLELWGRTLDSIEAEDLDRIGTEIDWVMKYKLIERYRAKHNMTMSHPRVAQIDLAYHDIHRRRGLYYLLERKGQAARICNDLKIFEGKSVPPQTTRARLRGDFIRRAQEQRRDFTVDWVHLKLNDQAQRTVLCKDPFRSVDDRVEKLIAGM